GGCGTGACGTTGCGCGTGACGGGGGCGGCGCTGGTGCCGCGTCCCGAGACGGAGGTGCTGCTGGACCTGACGCTCGCGGTGCTGGAGGGCCGGCCGGGCGCGGCCCTGCTGGACGTGGGGACCGGGACGGGCGCGCTGGCGCTGGCGGTGGCGGCGGCCCGCCCGGACGTGCGCGTGACGGCCAGCGATGTGAGCGTGGACGCCCTGCGGCTCGCGCGGGTCAACGCGGAGCGGCTGGGGCTGGACGTGTCGTTCCTGCACTCGGACCTGCTGGCGGGCGTGGCGGGCCGGTTCGCGGTGATCGTGTCGAACCCGCCGTACCTGCCGGACGCGGACCGCGCGTCGGCCACGCCGGAGGTGCGGCACGACCCGGACCTCGCGCTGTACGGCGGACCGGACGGCCTGACGCTCGTCCGCGTCCTGATGCGGCAGGCGCCTGCCTGCCTGGAGCGGGGCGGGTGCGTGCTGCTGGAACTCGATCCGCGGAACGTGCACGTGCTGGCGGCCGAGCTGGCAGGGAGCGGCTGGCGGACTGAAGTGCGGGCGGACCTGACGGGCCGTGACCGGTTCCTGCTGGCAACTCTGGCCGCCGAAGGACACACGACCTAACGAGCGTTCGTATGGCCCGTGAGGCGGGCGGTACACTGAGGCATGACCCGCACGGAATCCCGCCCCGAGAGCACCCCCACCCTGCGCTGGGAGGACGCCTTCTCTCCCGCCGGACGCCGCCTGAGCAGCAGCGCCATCCGCGAGATCCTCAAGATCACGCAGGCGCCGGACGTGATCTCCTTCGCGGGCGGCCTGCCCGCACCGGAACTCTTCCCGATGGACGCCATCCGGCAGGCCGCCAGCAGCGTCCTCGACCGCTACGGCCCCGCCGCCCTGCAGTACAGCACCACCGAAGGCCACCTGCCGCTGCGCGAATGGATCGCGGCGCGCGTCAACATCCCGCCCGCCAACGTGCAGATCATGACGGGCAGCCAGCAGGGCCTCGACCTGCTCGGCAAGGTCCTGATCGGCGAGGGCGACGTGGTGCTCGTCGAGGCACCCACGTACCTCGGCGCGCTGCAGTCCTTCGCCCCCTACGGCCCCCGCTACCTGCAGATGCAGACGGACGAGGGCGGCATCGACCTCGACGCGCTGGAAGAACAGCTGAAGACCACGCGCGCCAAGCTGCTGTACTGCGTCCCGAACTTCCAGAACCCCACCGGCCGCACCCTCAGCCTGGAACGCCGCCGCCGACTGGTGGAACTCACGGCGCGGCACGGCGTGATCGTGCTGGAGGACGACCCCTACGGTTCGCTGCGCTTCACGGGCGAGGAGATCCCCAGCCTGTACGAACTGGCGCTCGAAGCGTGCGGCGGCCCGGACGGCAGCCACGTCGTGTACAGCGGGTCCTTCAGCAAGGTGCTCGTGCCGGGCCTGCGCGACGCGTGGGTGCAGGCCGCCCTGTCGCTCGTCCGCAAGCTGGTGCAGGCGAAGCAGGGCGCGGACCTGCACACCCCGACCTTCAACCAGATGATCATCGCGGAACTGGTGCACGACGTGATGCCCGCACAGATCGGGCGCGTCAAGGCCGTGTACGGCGCGCGCGCGCAGACCATGATGGCCGAGATGAAGGCGCACTTCCCGGCGGGCGTGACGCACACGGTCCCGCAGGGCGGGATGTTCCTGTGGGTGACGGTGCCGGAAGGCCTGGACACCACGCCGCTGCTGGAGCGGGCCGTGGCGCGCAAGGTGGCCTTCGTGCCGGGCGCGCCGTTCTACGCGCTCGGCGGCGGGGAGAACACCATGCGCCTGAGCTTCTCGTCCGCGAACGACGGGCAGATCGCGCGCGGCATCCGGGCGCTGGGGGAGACGCTGCACGAGGCGCTCGCCTGAGACATCAATCCTGACTTCCGCCACATTGTAAGGGCGTCTTCACAGCTTTCATCTCCCCGATTGTCAGAGCGGCGTGACGCCCCCCGGCCCAACATGAAGACCACTCCAACCGCACCCCCACAGGGTGCCCAAGGCGGTCCTCCTGAAACTCTACGCAGCCCACCCCAGCACCACCGGACGCCACGCCCGCCCCGTCCTGCGCGGCCCGCTGGCCCTCCTGCTGGCACTCACGGCCCTGCCACTCAGCTGGCTGGCCCTGCACTGGGGTCCTGCGACCTGGCAGCCCGTCCTGGGGGACCTCGCGTACGTCCCGCTGTACCTCGCGGCCGCCCTGCTGTGCCTGCAGCGCGCCGAACGCAGCAGCGGCCGCGTCTGCACCGCCTGGATGTGGGTGGCCGCGTCCCCCTTCGCCTTCGCCCTCGGGTCGCTCAGCTGGGCGTACACCGAACTCGTGCTGCACGGCACCCCCTTCCCGTCTGCCGCCGACCTCTTCTATCCCCTGCAGCAGCTCACGCTGGGCGTCGGCCTGCTGCTCTTCCCGAGAACGCCCCTCAGCCGCGCCGACCTCAGCAAACGCCGCCTCGACGTGGGCGTCATGCTGAGCGGCCTCCTCACCCTCGTGTGGTTCGGCGTCGGGCCACGCCTGCTGCACGACTGGGCCGGACAACCGCTCGCCATGCTCGTCAGCATGAGCTACCCCACCCTCGACATCTGGCTCCT
This genomic window from Deinococcus aquiradiocola contains:
- the prmC gene encoding peptide chain release factor N(5)-glutamine methyltransferase; this translates as MSVAAVQRDLTRRLQEAGLASPLPEARALLMHVLHLDWTGLVLASGRAVTPDERDALEDLLRRRVRGVPLQHLLGEVEWGGVTLRVTGAALVPRPETEVLLDLTLAVLEGRPGAALLDVGTGTGALALAVAAARPDVRVTASDVSVDALRLARVNAERLGLDVSFLHSDLLAGVAGRFAVIVSNPPYLPDADRASATPEVRHDPDLALYGGPDGLTLVRVLMRQAPACLERGGCVLLELDPRNVHVLAAELAGSGWRTEVRADLTGRDRFLLATLAAEGHTT
- a CDS encoding aminotransferase-like domain-containing protein, which produces MTRTESRPESTPTLRWEDAFSPAGRRLSSSAIREILKITQAPDVISFAGGLPAPELFPMDAIRQAASSVLDRYGPAALQYSTTEGHLPLREWIAARVNIPPANVQIMTGSQQGLDLLGKVLIGEGDVVLVEAPTYLGALQSFAPYGPRYLQMQTDEGGIDLDALEEQLKTTRAKLLYCVPNFQNPTGRTLSLERRRRLVELTARHGVIVLEDDPYGSLRFTGEEIPSLYELALEACGGPDGSHVVYSGSFSKVLVPGLRDAWVQAALSLVRKLVQAKQGADLHTPTFNQMIIAELVHDVMPAQIGRVKAVYGARAQTMMAEMKAHFPAGVTHTVPQGGMFLWVTVPEGLDTTPLLERAVARKVAFVPGAPFYALGGGENTMRLSFSSANDGQIARGIRALGETLHEALA